The DNA region ACAGGTGGTGCTGCGACTTTGAAAGTATGCGGAACATTGGTTTCTACAAAGATTGAACAATGGAGTGGGGATCCTACCATAATTGTTTCTGAGACAGGAGTGTTCAGTTGCAGTAACTATCAAGTATGGTCGGGAACCGCTCAGTTCCTGAATTATGGTGATTCACTTGATTTTAATAATTCAACCATTGGGCTGGCCGGTTATTTTGAAAATAATGGGGATGTATACCTTAAAGGATTTGACATTTATACAGGAGGCGAAATGGTAAATAACGGTACCATGCATCTGTCGAACAAACTGGAAGCAAGCAATAACTCCACCATTACGAATAATGGGGAAATATATGCGCTAAACCATATAGAAATCAACAGCGGTAGCACCTTAACCAATAATTGCCGTATTGAGACGACCAAGAAAATCCTTATTTATGCCAATCTGGAAAATAACGGATATATGGAAGCCGGACTGGAAACAGAACTAAACGGCAATACAATTACTTTAGGAGCTGGGTCTTTGATGTTTTTAGAGGATCTGGAGGTAGGCAGTCCGGTCACCGGACCGGTTACCACATATGCCAGGTTGGATGTAAATGACAAGACTGAGATATGGAACGACGGTAGCCTGACCAATAATATAGATATCTGTGATGCTGACGGTATTGAAAGTCTGTATGGGACCTTGGGTCCCAACGTAACCCAATGTCAGGCATATGTTCCGCAGAACGGTGATTGCAATCCGGGAGCAGGAACACCAACGGATCCCGATACCGATGGTGATGGCGTGACGGATACCAATGATGATTATCCCAACGATCCCGACCGGGCATATAACAACTATTATCCTTCGGAAAATACCTTTGGAACCCTTGCTTTTGAAGACTACTGGCCATCACAGGGAGACTATGACTTCAACGATCTGGTGCTTTCCTATCAGTTTAATCCGGTAACCAATGCCGGTAATTCTATTGTAGAAATCATCGGTAAATTTAAGATACTTGCAACCGGGGCCGGATACAAGAATGGCTTTGGTTTCTCTGTTCCGATAGGATATTCCTCTGTATCCGCTGTAACAGGGCAGGAGATACTTGATACATATCTTACCATTTCCGGTAATGGCACGGAAGCCGAACAGAACGATGCTGTGATTATTGTTTACGACAACGTTTATAAAGCTCTTGGCAATATGCCCTTTGTTAATGTCTTGCCGGATGGCAGCAATACACAGGATGCAGATACAACAACTGTTGTTGTT from Bacteroidota bacterium includes:
- a CDS encoding LruC domain-containing protein; translation: MKKARLLTFLWVLLAFSGLTLIHSCQKEETPEEETPQHVVDEFSEIQVPPGFDFQTTEDVSIRIRMVAAELPADAKLTVSLYNDYPFAGGEVMSKGLIASGKDFETTIALPTRMEHLWVLARYGEMVYELREVAVSGSSLTVNVGESVNDKSEYFFNPPPDCNSGCTISYPGVTNQNININAGDTVCIPEGAVFNGRITFTGGAATLKVCGTLVSTKIEQWSGDPTIIVSETGVFSCSNYQVWSGTAQFLNYGDSLDFNNSTIGLAGYFENNGDVYLKGFDIYTGGEMVNNGTMHLSNKLEASNNSTITNNGEIYALNHIEINSGSTLTNNCRIETTKKILIYANLENNGYMEAGLETELNGNTITLGAGSLMFLEDLEVGSPVTGPVTTYARLDVNDKTEIWNDGSLTNNIDICDADGIESLYGTLGPNVTQCQAYVPQNGDCNPGAGTPTDPDTDGDGVTDTNDDYPNDPDRAYNNYYPSENTFGTLAFEDYWPSQGDYDFNDLVLSYQFNPVTNAGNSIVEIIGKFKILATGAGYKNGFGFSVPIGYSSVSAVTGQEILDTYLTISGNGTEAEQNDAVIIVYDNVYKALGNMPFVNVLPDGSNTQDADTTTVVVSLGTPMASVGNPPYNPFLIIDRTRGREVHMIDYLPTDLIDIAYFGTEDDASNPGTGDYFETTNHLPWVINIPEEFEHMIEREDIITGYLKFVAWAESGGVLFQDWYMDLPGYRDNSVIYP